One Archocentrus centrarchus isolate MPI-CPG fArcCen1 chromosome 10, fArcCen1, whole genome shotgun sequence genomic region harbors:
- the LOC115786402 gene encoding uncharacterized protein LOC115786402 isoform X4, with protein sequence MPYGQMNHSQTWPMRVIIMKDHIHLLAVVWMFHLVEFQSNKAVAVVPENWCCDGATYWPNYRNDERVDKAVKNVEEPGPDWKTYDIRIIKSCDQYFEARQLLKKSLTCSTSDLQSEEEEEEIRPKRKPKAIDTEEVYLKRKARAAVRRPLQPPAPVIQPPPFTGASIHTIASSAKTPSPPLLAQMENRPRDEPTPSSSHVYRPTWKGGRYGSDTITCSAAEVQILSLLEYIKHQQDQLTTKVNYLTNKLNSTVQEREIPDPVQFPLQSMEEVENFEKWLKDPANSHLKQSVISSLAAIGGLMQEVSHGTFFPACSTVTLDRR encoded by the exons ATGCCCTACGGACAGATgaatcattcacaaacatggcCGATGAGAGTCATCATCATGAAGGACCACATCCATTTATTGGCAGTAGTGTGG ATGTTCCATTTGGTCGAGTTCCAGAGCAACAAAGCAGTAGCAGTAGTACCAGAAAACTGGTGCTGTGATGGTGCTACCTACTGGCCCAACTATAGAAATGATGAAAGAGTGGATAAGGCAGTAAAAAATGTAGAGGAACCAGGACCAGACTGGAAGACATACGATATCAGAATTATCAAATCATGTG ATCAGTACTTTGAGGCACGACAGCTTCTGAAGAAATCGCTTACATGCAGCACATCAGACCTTCagtcagaagaggaagaggaggaaatacGACCAAAAAGGAAGCCAAAGGCAAT TGACACAGAAGAAGTTtacctgaaaaggaaagccagaGCTGCAGTAAGACGCCCACTACAACCACCTGCTCCAGTTATCCAACCACCACCTTTCACTGGAGCTAGCATCCACACAATTGCTTCTTCTGCAAAAACTCCATCACCACCACTGCTTGCCCAGATGGAAAATAGACCAAGAGATGAGCCAACTCCTTCTTCAAGCCATGTCTACAGGCCTACTTGGAAAGGGGGACGGTATGGCTCAGACACAATTACCTGCTCTG ctgcagaagtTCAAATATTGAGCTTACTGGAGTACATTAAACACCAACAAGACCAATTAACCACCAAAGTAAACTATCTGACCAACAAGCTGAACTCAACTGTCCAAGAAAGAGAAATACCTGACCCTGTACAGTTTCCACTACAATcaatggaggaagtggagaaTTTTGAGAAATGGCTCAAAGATCCTGCTAACTCTCACCTGAAGCAGAGTGTG atttcttcaCTGGCAGCCATCGGGGGGCTGATGCAAGAAGTATCACATGGAACATTCTTTCCCGCATGTTCCACAGTGACATTGGACAGAAGATAA
- the LOC115786402 gene encoding uncharacterized protein LOC115786402 isoform X3, which produces MPYGQMNHSQTWPMRVIIMKDHIHLLAVVWMFHLVEFQSNKAVAVVPENWCCDGATYWPNYRNDERVDKAVKNVEEPGPDWKTYDIRIIKSCDQYFEARQLLKKSLTCSTSDLQSEEEEEEIRPKRKPKAIHSFGDSDSDTEEVYLKRKARAAVRRPLQPPAPVIQPPPFTGASIHTIASSAKTPSPPLLAQMENRPRDEPTPSSSHVYRPTWKGGRYGSDTITCSAAEVQILSLLEYIKHQQDQLTTKVNYLTNKLNSTVQEREIPDPVQFPLQSMEEVENFEKWLKDPANSHLKQSVISSLAAIGGLMQEVSHGTFFPACSTVTLDRR; this is translated from the exons ATGCCCTACGGACAGATgaatcattcacaaacatggcCGATGAGAGTCATCATCATGAAGGACCACATCCATTTATTGGCAGTAGTGTGG ATGTTCCATTTGGTCGAGTTCCAGAGCAACAAAGCAGTAGCAGTAGTACCAGAAAACTGGTGCTGTGATGGTGCTACCTACTGGCCCAACTATAGAAATGATGAAAGAGTGGATAAGGCAGTAAAAAATGTAGAGGAACCAGGACCAGACTGGAAGACATACGATATCAGAATTATCAAATCATGTG ATCAGTACTTTGAGGCACGACAGCTTCTGAAGAAATCGCTTACATGCAGCACATCAGACCTTCagtcagaagaggaagaggaggaaatacGACCAAAAAGGAAGCCAAAGGCAAT TCATTCCTTTGGGGACTCTGACAGTGACACAGAAGAAGTTtacctgaaaaggaaagccagaGCTGCAGTAAGACGCCCACTACAACCACCTGCTCCAGTTATCCAACCACCACCTTTCACTGGAGCTAGCATCCACACAATTGCTTCTTCTGCAAAAACTCCATCACCACCACTGCTTGCCCAGATGGAAAATAGACCAAGAGATGAGCCAACTCCTTCTTCAAGCCATGTCTACAGGCCTACTTGGAAAGGGGGACGGTATGGCTCAGACACAATTACCTGCTCTG ctgcagaagtTCAAATATTGAGCTTACTGGAGTACATTAAACACCAACAAGACCAATTAACCACCAAAGTAAACTATCTGACCAACAAGCTGAACTCAACTGTCCAAGAAAGAGAAATACCTGACCCTGTACAGTTTCCACTACAATcaatggaggaagtggagaaTTTTGAGAAATGGCTCAAAGATCCTGCTAACTCTCACCTGAAGCAGAGTGTG atttcttcaCTGGCAGCCATCGGGGGGCTGATGCAAGAAGTATCACATGGAACATTCTTTCCCGCATGTTCCACAGTGACATTGGACAGAAGATAA
- the LOC115786402 gene encoding uncharacterized protein LOC115786402 isoform X5, with amino-acid sequence MFHLVEFQSNKAVAVVPENWCCDGATYWPNYRNDERVDKAVKNVEEPGPDWKTYDIRIIKSCDQYFEARQLLKKSLTCSTSDLQSEEEEEEIRPKRKPKAIHSFGDSDSDTEEVYLKRKARAAVRRPLQPPAPVIQPPPFTGASIHTIASSAKTPSPPLLAQMENRPRDEPTPSSSHVYRPTWKGGRYGSDTITCSAAEVQILSLLEYIKHQQDQLTTKVNYLTNKLNSTVQEREIPDPVQFPLQSMEEVENFEKWLKDPANSHLKQSVISSLAAIGGLMQEVSHGTFFPACSTVTLDRR; translated from the exons ATGTTCCATTTGGTCGAGTTCCAGAGCAACAAAGCAGTAGCAGTAGTACCAGAAAACTGGTGCTGTGATGGTGCTACCTACTGGCCCAACTATAGAAATGATGAAAGAGTGGATAAGGCAGTAAAAAATGTAGAGGAACCAGGACCAGACTGGAAGACATACGATATCAGAATTATCAAATCATGTG ATCAGTACTTTGAGGCACGACAGCTTCTGAAGAAATCGCTTACATGCAGCACATCAGACCTTCagtcagaagaggaagaggaggaaatacGACCAAAAAGGAAGCCAAAGGCAAT TCATTCCTTTGGGGACTCTGACAGTGACACAGAAGAAGTTtacctgaaaaggaaagccagaGCTGCAGTAAGACGCCCACTACAACCACCTGCTCCAGTTATCCAACCACCACCTTTCACTGGAGCTAGCATCCACACAATTGCTTCTTCTGCAAAAACTCCATCACCACCACTGCTTGCCCAGATGGAAAATAGACCAAGAGATGAGCCAACTCCTTCTTCAAGCCATGTCTACAGGCCTACTTGGAAAGGGGGACGGTATGGCTCAGACACAATTACCTGCTCTG ctgcagaagtTCAAATATTGAGCTTACTGGAGTACATTAAACACCAACAAGACCAATTAACCACCAAAGTAAACTATCTGACCAACAAGCTGAACTCAACTGTCCAAGAAAGAGAAATACCTGACCCTGTACAGTTTCCACTACAATcaatggaggaagtggagaaTTTTGAGAAATGGCTCAAAGATCCTGCTAACTCTCACCTGAAGCAGAGTGTG atttcttcaCTGGCAGCCATCGGGGGGCTGATGCAAGAAGTATCACATGGAACATTCTTTCCCGCATGTTCCACAGTGACATTGGACAGAAGATAA
- the LOC115786402 gene encoding uncharacterized protein LOC115786402 isoform X6, protein MTYPCADYALRTDESFTNMADESHHHEGPHPFIGSSVGMVSQFPLDYMHLVCLGVVRRMLHIWLRGPLNFRLPASIVERMSAKLLEMRSFIPVEFARKPRSLRELDRWKATEFRQFLLYTGPVMLGTFLDQNMYYNFMLLFSGVAILVSPRLSCHTQYARTLLKCFVSHFGEIYGKDQIVYNVHGLVHLAGDVQLHGCLDSFSAFPYENYLHKLKKLIRKPEFPLAQIIRRLSEIRIMEVPLSCTSFKKPHYVGPIIGGLSVKAQYGEMTCDKWTVKVSTGDNVFVIGNDICCIHNIVECSDGVYVVYKEFSDKSLFFDYPFNSDYLNIYKISQTSDSFKCVKVSELVVKCTVLPHRDGFVAIPMFHAF, encoded by the coding sequence ATGACATACCCATGTGCAGACTATGCCCTACGGACAGATgaatcattcacaaacatggcCGATGAGAGTCATCATCATGAAGGACCACATCCATTTATTGGCAGTAGTGTGGGTATGGTTTCACAGTTCCCTCTAGATTACATGCATTTAGTTTGTTTAGGAGTTGTTAGAAGAATGCTACACATCTGGCTCAGGGGTCCTCTGAATTTTCGATTGCCTGCGAGCATAGTGGAAAGAATGTCAGCAAAATTGTTAGAAATGCGTTCCTTTATTCCTGTAGAGTTTGCACGGAAGCCCAGATCTCTGAGGGAATTGGATCGTTGGAAGGCCACAGAATTTAGACAGTTTCTCCTGTACACAGGACCTGTAATGCTAGGCACATTTCTGGATCAAAATATGTACTATAATTTCATGCTACTCTTCTCTGGTGTTGCTATTTTAGTTAGTCCTAGACTGTCCTGCCACACACAGTATGCCCGTACTttgctgaaatgttttgttaGTCACTTTGGTGAAATATATGGAAAAGATCAAATTGTTTATAATGTACATGGTTTGGTCCATCTAGCAGGTGATGTGCAACTACATGGTTGTCTGgactcattttcagcatttccttATGAAAATTATCTGCATAAGCTTAAAAAGCTCATCAGAAAACCAGAGTTCCCCCTTGCCCAAATAATCCGTAGATTGTCTGAAATTAGAATTATGGAAGTTCCTTTAAGTTGTACctcttttaaaaagccacaTTATGTTGGACCAATTATAGGTGGActgtcagtgaaagcacagTATGGTGAAATGACCTGTGATAAGTGGACTGTTAAAGTTTCAACTGGggataatgtttttgttattggaAATGATATTTGTTGTATACATAACATTGTAGAGTGCAGTGATGGAGTCTATGTGGTATACAAGGAATTCTCAGATAAATCTTTGTTCTTTGATTATCCATTTAACTCTGACTAtctgaatatttataaaatttcacaaacatcaGATTCATTCAAGTGTGTTAAAGTGTCAGAGCTTGTTGTAAAATGTACTGTTTTGCCTCATAGAGATGGTTTTGTGGCCATACCAATGTTCCATGCCTTTTAG
- the LOC115786402 gene encoding uncharacterized protein LOC115786402 isoform X2, whose protein sequence is MNRKTLPVSNSTLRRRARVDVENRLKQMRDDATNLIDFQMTTERNLDHGHISEEHFHESHTGTDNPHCLDTETGAGFSEQDGMEIDLGLSEDFEDAACDVQTQTSESDHFDDELQDSVSLSDSLSHWAIQFRISLVALTALLAILRIYHSDIPKDARTLLRTETEYSILERAGGQYHYFGILASLRNTLLKFKHTLADSFTLKLQINIDGLPLFKSSCLQLWPILGLLLSVPMKEPVVIGLFCGPKKPSSAKDFLEDFVTELQQLENGFDLEGKQLNLKLHTVICDTPARSFIKNTKNHNAYHGCDKCVQPGNYINRRMTYPCADYALRTDESFTNMADESHHHEGPHPFIGSSVDVPFGRVPEQQSSSSSTRKLVL, encoded by the exons atgaATAGAAAGACTCTACCTGTCTCCAACTCCACCTTAAGAAGGAGGGCCCGTGTAGACGTAGAAAACCGACTTAAACAAATGCGGGATGACGCCACAAATTTAATTGACTTTCAGATGACAACAGAGAGGAACCTTGACCATGGACACATCAGTGAAGAGCATTTTCATGAAAGTCACACTGGAACTGATAATCCACACTGTCTAGACACTGAAACCGGTGCTGGTTTTAGTGAGCAAGATGGCATGGAGATAGATCTAGGCCTGTCTGAGGATTTTGAGGATGCTGCTTGTGATGTTCAGACTCAGACATCTGAGTCTGATCATTTTGATGATGAACTCCAAGACTCGGTTTCACTCTCTGACAGTTTATCCCACTGGGCCATACAATTTCGTATTTCCTTGGTCGCTTTGACAGCATTATTGGCCATACTTCGCATTTACCATTCTGATATTCCAAAGGATGCTAGGACACTCCTCAGAACTGAGACAGAATACTCAATTCTTGAAAGGGCTGGAGGACAGTACCACTATTTTGGCATTCTGGCTTCTCTTAGAAATACATTGTTAAAGTTCAAACACACGTTAGCAGACAGTTTCACTTTGAAGTTACAAATCAACATAGATGGACTTCCTTTGTTCAAGAGTTCTTGTCTGCAGTTGTGGCCCATCCTTGGTCTACTATTAAGTGTTCCCATGAAGGAACCTGTAGTTATAGGTTTGTTCTGTGGACCAAAGAAACCAAGTTCAGCAAAAGACTTCCTTGAAGACTTTGTTACAGAGTTACAACAGCTTGAAAATGGTTTTGATTTAGAAGGTAAACAGTTAAATCTCAAGCTGCATACAGTCATCTGTGACACACCAGCCAGgtcctttattaaaaacacaaagaaccacAATGCCTACCATGGATGTGACAAATGTGTGCAGCCTGGAAACTATATTAACAGACGCATGACATACCCATGTGCAGACTATGCCCTACGGACAGATgaatcattcacaaacatggcCGATGAGAGTCATCATCATGAAGGACCACATCCATTTATTGGCAGTAGTGTGG ATGTTCCATTTGGTCGAGTTCCAGAGCAACAAAGCAGTAGCAGTAGTACCAGAAAACTGGTGCTGTGA
- the LOC115786402 gene encoding uncharacterized protein LOC115786402 isoform X1 translates to MNRKTLPVSNSTLRRRARVDVENRLKQMRDDATNLIDFQMTTERNLDHGHISEEHFHESHTGTDNPHCLDTETGAGFSEQDGMEIDLGLSEDFEDAACDVQTQTSESDHFDDELQDSVSLSDSLSHWAIQFRISLVALTALLAILRIYHSDIPKDARTLLRTETEYSILERAGGQYHYFGILASLRNTLLKFKHTLADSFTLKLQINIDGLPLFKSSCLQLWPILGLLLSVPMKEPVVIGLFCGPKKPSSAKDFLEDFVTELQQLENGFDLEGKQLNLKLHTVICDTPARSFIKNTKNHNAYHGCDKCVQPGNYINRRMTYPCADYALRTDESFTNMADESHHHEGPHPFIGSSVGMVSQFPLDYMHLVCLGVVRRMLHIWLRGPLNFRLPASIVERMSAKLLEMRSFIPVEFARKPRSLRELDRWKATEFRQFLLYTGPVMLGTFLDQNMYYNFMLLFSGVAILVSPRLSCHTQYARTLLKCFVSHFGEIYGKDQIVYNVHGLVHLAGDVQLHGCLDSFSAFPYENYLHKLKKLIRKPEFPLAQIIRRLSEIRIMEVPLSCTSFKKPHYVGPIIGGLSVKAQYGEMTCDKWTVKVSTGDNVFVIGNDICCIHNIVECSDGVYVVYKEFSDKSLFFDYPFNSDYLNIYKISQTSDSFKCVKVSELVVKCTVLPHRDGFVAIPMFHAF, encoded by the coding sequence atgaATAGAAAGACTCTACCTGTCTCCAACTCCACCTTAAGAAGGAGGGCCCGTGTAGACGTAGAAAACCGACTTAAACAAATGCGGGATGACGCCACAAATTTAATTGACTTTCAGATGACAACAGAGAGGAACCTTGACCATGGACACATCAGTGAAGAGCATTTTCATGAAAGTCACACTGGAACTGATAATCCACACTGTCTAGACACTGAAACCGGTGCTGGTTTTAGTGAGCAAGATGGCATGGAGATAGATCTAGGCCTGTCTGAGGATTTTGAGGATGCTGCTTGTGATGTTCAGACTCAGACATCTGAGTCTGATCATTTTGATGATGAACTCCAAGACTCGGTTTCACTCTCTGACAGTTTATCCCACTGGGCCATACAATTTCGTATTTCCTTGGTCGCTTTGACAGCATTATTGGCCATACTTCGCATTTACCATTCTGATATTCCAAAGGATGCTAGGACACTCCTCAGAACTGAGACAGAATACTCAATTCTTGAAAGGGCTGGAGGACAGTACCACTATTTTGGCATTCTGGCTTCTCTTAGAAATACATTGTTAAAGTTCAAACACACGTTAGCAGACAGTTTCACTTTGAAGTTACAAATCAACATAGATGGACTTCCTTTGTTCAAGAGTTCTTGTCTGCAGTTGTGGCCCATCCTTGGTCTACTATTAAGTGTTCCCATGAAGGAACCTGTAGTTATAGGTTTGTTCTGTGGACCAAAGAAACCAAGTTCAGCAAAAGACTTCCTTGAAGACTTTGTTACAGAGTTACAACAGCTTGAAAATGGTTTTGATTTAGAAGGTAAACAGTTAAATCTCAAGCTGCATACAGTCATCTGTGACACACCAGCCAGgtcctttattaaaaacacaaagaaccacAATGCCTACCATGGATGTGACAAATGTGTGCAGCCTGGAAACTATATTAACAGACGCATGACATACCCATGTGCAGACTATGCCCTACGGACAGATgaatcattcacaaacatggcCGATGAGAGTCATCATCATGAAGGACCACATCCATTTATTGGCAGTAGTGTGGGTATGGTTTCACAGTTCCCTCTAGATTACATGCATTTAGTTTGTTTAGGAGTTGTTAGAAGAATGCTACACATCTGGCTCAGGGGTCCTCTGAATTTTCGATTGCCTGCGAGCATAGTGGAAAGAATGTCAGCAAAATTGTTAGAAATGCGTTCCTTTATTCCTGTAGAGTTTGCACGGAAGCCCAGATCTCTGAGGGAATTGGATCGTTGGAAGGCCACAGAATTTAGACAGTTTCTCCTGTACACAGGACCTGTAATGCTAGGCACATTTCTGGATCAAAATATGTACTATAATTTCATGCTACTCTTCTCTGGTGTTGCTATTTTAGTTAGTCCTAGACTGTCCTGCCACACACAGTATGCCCGTACTttgctgaaatgttttgttaGTCACTTTGGTGAAATATATGGAAAAGATCAAATTGTTTATAATGTACATGGTTTGGTCCATCTAGCAGGTGATGTGCAACTACATGGTTGTCTGgactcattttcagcatttccttATGAAAATTATCTGCATAAGCTTAAAAAGCTCATCAGAAAACCAGAGTTCCCCCTTGCCCAAATAATCCGTAGATTGTCTGAAATTAGAATTATGGAAGTTCCTTTAAGTTGTACctcttttaaaaagccacaTTATGTTGGACCAATTATAGGTGGActgtcagtgaaagcacagTATGGTGAAATGACCTGTGATAAGTGGACTGTTAAAGTTTCAACTGGggataatgtttttgttattggaAATGATATTTGTTGTATACATAACATTGTAGAGTGCAGTGATGGAGTCTATGTGGTATACAAGGAATTCTCAGATAAATCTTTGTTCTTTGATTATCCATTTAACTCTGACTAtctgaatatttataaaatttcacaaacatcaGATTCATTCAAGTGTGTTAAAGTGTCAGAGCTTGTTGTAAAATGTACTGTTTTGCCTCATAGAGATGGTTTTGTGGCCATACCAATGTTCCATGCCTTTTAG